Proteins encoded within one genomic window of Manduca sexta isolate Smith_Timp_Sample1 chromosome 18, JHU_Msex_v1.0, whole genome shotgun sequence:
- the LOC115441650 gene encoding androgen-dependent TFPI-regulating protein-like: MEKVQSLRTISTTTKLRIAGYVVTIVVHTVNGLIMESGFYGGAMSDPGVRRYYEFRTRFITCWTFVAQIIYAALELYCEVKNIQGKKDSNIIKKIKQYNDITFPGIVVPYSFMVPTMFWTLFIYDKNLILPAFMKKVVSSFSNHLVHTAVVPVVVWEMAFNPRYTRRSHAKNLMTLAFFTSIYLVVLIGSYYEKGIWPYPVLTYLQGTIYFRLFIGVTIGLLPFYYHIQWYIVDFLKRFQSVKLE; the protein is encoded by the exons ATGGAGAAGGTGCAATCATTAAG AACCATATCCACCACGACCAAGCTTCGTATTGCTGGGTACGTGGTGACTATAGTGGTACACACCGTCAATGGCCTGATTATGGAGAGCGGTTTCTATGGTGGAGCCATGAGTGACCCTGGAGTCCGGAGGTACTACGAGTTCCGGACTAGATTCATCACCTGCTGGACATTT gTAGCACAAATCATATACGCCGCTCTAGAGCTGTACTGTGAAGTAAAAAATATCCAAGGAAAGAAAGATTcaaacatcataaaaaaaataaaacaatataacgaTATCACATTTCCAGGAATTGTTGTACCATACTcgttt ATGGTACCAACGATGTTCTGGACACTCTTCATATATGACAAGAACTTGATCCTACCAGCTTTTATGAAGAAGGTGGTGAGCTCTTTCTCCAACCACCTGGTGCACACCGCGGTCGTCCCTGTTGTCGTCTGGGAAATGGCCTTCAACCCTCGATACACGCGTAGATCCCATGCGAAGAATCTCATGACCTTGGCCTTTTTCACCAGTATTTATTTGGttgt GTTAATAGGCTCTTACTACGAGAAGGGTATATGGCCATATCCAGTCCTAACATATCTTCAAGGCACAATATACTTCAGGCTTTTCATTGGCGTAACTATAGGATTACTGCCTTTTTATTATCACATTCAGTGGTacattgttgattttttaaaaagattccAAAGCGTTAAATTAGAATAG